One Denticeps clupeoides chromosome 3, fDenClu1.1, whole genome shotgun sequence DNA window includes the following coding sequences:
- the txndc11 gene encoding thioredoxin domain-containing protein 11 isoform X3, producing MRLRWWVGVSALVPWLLPAPLGGESDGPETRPVLRSHRAELPARPSGQAHLQPSEECGGPASSPGALLLARRAGGGPVPGPAGAGGPAEGRGRGLAGLLLRAVVRSLHRWPRGGAAGGAAARQGGAVCGGELLVESGEVQTEAELLPVPRRPSVLSQVQETTSRLRVSVHHGLWCGSLVLSCFCFGSGHCSLTRVFGFCSFGPIEYKGPFTAAYVERFIRKVVTPLTYLPSRAVLREFLSYHEPGVVGFFEFNSSPQPPGYTTFLSSALHALKRDFRGAVRFAVVTNKDVAAAISVHEDETVYLHRRFNSSLTFPRQERNFTSQNICSWVFEHSESILHWLSPTGAKSRSLEEELRKGPALLLFIPHNPLGAHHPLLTQIADVAERYHSCSSPSFSHFQGGDGFTLRTPDGSRPLCCNTLMLPGWRSVSRSSQSVCELCLNRSIFGSDAGLGLGVALSASGRCSGVELEAALGPYLRQLSVSGPQQLLSFSAACSNVPDAYSPFTHYSACCRSLQPGAGVPEPRPQESGQQTSKPHALTPSATGVDCSLADSITGLRCRTNKTLRFYLLDSHLHWTFAAGLGALGNGSGQVFATIVNLPDETHYVLNHQEGLKESLEHLIRNFSAPYSLLQRHLVGERDLRPPSSLIQEVTTASFLNVVMDPKTDVLLFYYTKWCGFCTALNHVVVQLARLFEGDGGFTVARVNVGSNDLPWEFMADHVPAVLFFPKHRKHLSVKYSDNAPITLPNLVRFVLKHTDQAGPGPAAGSGAWSLLEAELRQLQGEVRTLQRARERLSQQLATLWRDNRRISLHAHAVESQNAELQRQSQQLEELHRQKNLQLGDAVRRLQELADASESLLTENTLLKVLLTAMKERRAEQEEMPDDDADEMTDDELDGEQKEGKEAAS from the exons ATGCGGCTTCGCTGGTGGGTGGGTGTCTCGGCGTTGGTCCCCTGGCTCCTTCCCGCCCCTTTAG GTGGTGAATCTGATGGCCCGGAGACCCGACCTGTTCTGCGGAGCCATCGTGCTGAGCTGCCTGCTCGTCCTAGCGGTCAAGCTCACCTGCAG CCGAGCGAAGAATGTGGTGGCCCCGCCTCGTCCCCCGGTGCGCTTCTTCTCGCCCGACGTGCCGGTGGTGGACCTGTTCCTGGGCCAGCTGGAGCAGGTGGACCGGCTGAGGGCCGTGGCCGAGGTCTCGCTGGTCTTCTTCTACGCGCCGTGGTGCGCTCACTCCATCGCTGGCCGCGAGGAGGtgcagcaggtggcgctgcggCTCGCCAGGGAG GTGCAGTTTGTGGCGGTGAACTGCTGGTGGAGTCAGGGGAGGTGCAGACGGAAGCTGAACTTCTACCGGTACCCCGTCGTCCATCTGTTCTATCGCAGGTGCAGGAAACCACATCTAGGCTCCGTGTGTCAGTTCATCATGGTTTGTGGTGCGGCTCGTTGGTCCTGAGCTGCTTCTGTTTCGGTTCCGGTCATTGTTCCTTAACTCGTGTTTTTGGCTTTTGCAGTTTTGGGCCGATTGAGTACAAGGGACCCTTCACGGCGGCTTACGTGGAGCGTTTTATCAGGAAGGTGGTAACCCCCCTCACCTATCTTCCCTCCAGAGCGGTCCTCCGAGAGTTCCTGTCCTACCACGAG CCAGGTGTGGTGGGATTCTTTGAGTTTAACTCCTCCCCTCAGCCTCCTGGCTACACCACCTTTCTGTCTTCTGCACTTCACGCCCTAAAGAGAG ATTTCCGAGGGGCGGTGCGGTTTGCGGTTGTGACTAATAAAGACGTGGCAGCGGCTATCTCCGTCCACGAGGATGAAACCGTTTACCTGCACAGACGCTTCAACTCTTCTCTG ACCTTCCCACGGCAGGAGCGCAACTTCACGTCGCAGAACATCTGCAGCTGGGTGTTCGAGCACAGTGAGAGCATTCTGCACTGGCTGTCCCCCACCGGGGCCAAGAGCCGCAGCCTGGAGGAGGAGCTACGCAAGGGCCCCGCCCTACTGCTCTTCATCCCACACAACCCGCTCGGAGCCCATCACCCGCTCCTCACGCAG ATCGCCGATGTTGCCGAGCGGTACCACTCCTGCAGCAGCCCGTCATTTTCGCACTTCCAGGGTGGCGATGGCTTCACGCTTCGTACCCCAGACGGCTCTCGACCGCTGTGCTGCAACACCCTGATGCTGCCCGGCTGGAGGTCCGTCTCTCGCTCCTCTCAGAGCGTCTGTGAGCTCTGTCTCAACCGCTCCATCTTTGGCTCGGATGCGGGCCTAGGTCTTGGCGTGGCGCTGTCTGCGTCCGGTCGCTGCTCCGGGGTGGAGCTGGAGGCGGCGCTGGGTCCCTACCTCCGGCAACTCTCAGTCTCAGGACCCCAGCAGCTCCTGTCCTTCTCTGCAGCCTGCAGCAACGTCCCCGACGCCTACAGCCCCTTCACTCACTACAGTGCCTGCTGCCGCAGCCTTCAGCCTGGTGCAGGGGTTCCGGAGCCCCGCCCACAGGAATCAGGGCAGCAGACGTCCAAACCTCATGCACTTACCCCGTCTGCAACTGGAGTCGATTGTTCATTAGCCGACTCGATCACAGGACTTCGCTGTCGGACCAATAAGACGCTACGGTTCTACCTGCTGGACTCACACTTGCACTGGACATTTGCTGCTGGACTGGGAGCGCTGGGAAATGGCAGTGGACAGGTGTTCGCCACCATAGTGAACCTCCCGGACGAGACACACTACGTTCTCAACCACCAGGAAGGCCTGAAGGAGTCGTTAG AACACTTGATCCGGAACTTCAGTGCTCCTTACAGTCTGCTGCAGAGGCACCTGGTTGGTGAGCGAGATCTTCGCCCCCCGTCTTCCCTCATTCAGGAGGTGACGACCGCCTCTTTCCTCAATGTTGTGATGGACCCTAAAACG GACGTCTTGCTGTTCTACTACACCAAATGGTGCGGGTTCTGCACGGCCCTGAACCATGTCGTTGTTCAGCTGGCCAGGCTGTTTGAGGGCGACGGCGGATTCACCGTGGCCAG GGTGAACGTCGGCAGTAATGACCTGCCGTGGGAGTTCATGGCGGACCACGTCCCTGCTGTGCTCTTCTTCCCCAAACACAG GAAGCACCTGAGTGTGAAGTACTCAGACAACGCCCCCATCACCCTGCCCAACTTGGTCCGGTTTGTCCTGAAGCACACAGATCAGGCAGGGCCAGGGCCGGCGGCGGGGTCTGGGGCGTGGTCTCTGCTGGAGGCGGAGCTGCGGCAGCTGCAGGGGGAGGTGCGCACGCTGCAGCGGGCGCGGGAGCGCCTCTCACAGCAGCTGGCCACGCTGTGGCGTGACAACCGGCGCATCTCGCTGCACGCGCATGCCGTGGAGTCCCAGAATGCCGAGCTGCAGCGGCAGagccagcagctggaggagctgcaccGGCAGAAGAACCTGCAGCTCGGCGACGCCGTCCGCAGGCTGCAGGAGCTCGCTGACGCCTCCGAGAGCCTGCTGACGGAGAACACGTTGCTGAAGGTGCTGCTCACCGCCATGAAGGAGCGGCGAGCCGAGCAGGAGGAGATGCCGGACGATGATGCAGACGAGATGACGGACGATGAACTCGATGGAGAACAGAAGGAGGGCAAAGAAGCTGCTTCTTGA
- the txndc11 gene encoding thioredoxin domain-containing protein 11 isoform X1, which translates to MRLRWWVGVSALVPWLLPAPLGKRPGARRAGENKWEGRRDICNAAPVAGVSPAGGESDGPETRPVLRSHRAELPARPSGQAHLQPSEECGGPASSPGALLLARRAGGGPVPGPAGAGGPAEGRGRGLAGLLLRAVVRSLHRWPRGGAAGGAAARQGGAVCGGELLVESGEVQTEAELLPVPRRPSVLSQVQETTSRLRVSVHHGLWCGSLVLSCFCFGSGHCSLTRVFGFCSFGPIEYKGPFTAAYVERFIRKVVTPLTYLPSRAVLREFLSYHEPGVVGFFEFNSSPQPPGYTTFLSSALHALKRDFRGAVRFAVVTNKDVAAAISVHEDETVYLHRRFNSSLTFPRQERNFTSQNICSWVFEHSESILHWLSPTGAKSRSLEEELRKGPALLLFIPHNPLGAHHPLLTQIADVAERYHSCSSPSFSHFQGGDGFTLRTPDGSRPLCCNTLMLPGWRSVSRSSQSVCELCLNRSIFGSDAGLGLGVALSASGRCSGVELEAALGPYLRQLSVSGPQQLLSFSAACSNVPDAYSPFTHYSACCRSLQPGAGVPEPRPQESGQQTSKPHALTPSATGVDCSLADSITGLRCRTNKTLRFYLLDSHLHWTFAAGLGALGNGSGQVFATIVNLPDETHYVLNHQEGLKESLEHLIRNFSAPYSLLQRHLVGERDLRPPSSLIQEVTTASFLNVVMDPKTDVLLFYYTKWCGFCTALNHVVVQLARLFEGDGGFTVARVNVGSNDLPWEFMADHVPAVLFFPKHRKHLSVKYSDNAPITLPNLVRFVLKHTDQAGPGPAAGSGAWSLLEAELRQLQGEVRTLQRARERLSQQLATLWRDNRRISLHAHAVESQNAELQRQSQQLEELHRQKNLQLGDAVRRLQELADASESLLTENTLLKVLLTAMKERRAEQEEMPDDDADEMTDDELDGEQKEGKEAAS; encoded by the exons ATGCGGCTTCGCTGGTGGGTGGGTGTCTCGGCGTTGGTCCCCTGGCTCCTTCCCGCCCCTTTAGGTAAACGTCCCGGCGCCCGGCGGGCCGGAGAGAATAAATGGGAGGGACGGCGCGACATCTGTAATGCTGCGCCGGTCGCGGGTGTTTCTCCGGCAGGTGGTGAATCTGATGGCCCGGAGACCCGACCTGTTCTGCGGAGCCATCGTGCTGAGCTGCCTGCTCGTCCTAGCGGTCAAGCTCACCTGCAG CCGAGCGAAGAATGTGGTGGCCCCGCCTCGTCCCCCGGTGCGCTTCTTCTCGCCCGACGTGCCGGTGGTGGACCTGTTCCTGGGCCAGCTGGAGCAGGTGGACCGGCTGAGGGCCGTGGCCGAGGTCTCGCTGGTCTTCTTCTACGCGCCGTGGTGCGCTCACTCCATCGCTGGCCGCGAGGAGGtgcagcaggtggcgctgcggCTCGCCAGGGAG GTGCAGTTTGTGGCGGTGAACTGCTGGTGGAGTCAGGGGAGGTGCAGACGGAAGCTGAACTTCTACCGGTACCCCGTCGTCCATCTGTTCTATCGCAGGTGCAGGAAACCACATCTAGGCTCCGTGTGTCAGTTCATCATGGTTTGTGGTGCGGCTCGTTGGTCCTGAGCTGCTTCTGTTTCGGTTCCGGTCATTGTTCCTTAACTCGTGTTTTTGGCTTTTGCAGTTTTGGGCCGATTGAGTACAAGGGACCCTTCACGGCGGCTTACGTGGAGCGTTTTATCAGGAAGGTGGTAACCCCCCTCACCTATCTTCCCTCCAGAGCGGTCCTCCGAGAGTTCCTGTCCTACCACGAG CCAGGTGTGGTGGGATTCTTTGAGTTTAACTCCTCCCCTCAGCCTCCTGGCTACACCACCTTTCTGTCTTCTGCACTTCACGCCCTAAAGAGAG ATTTCCGAGGGGCGGTGCGGTTTGCGGTTGTGACTAATAAAGACGTGGCAGCGGCTATCTCCGTCCACGAGGATGAAACCGTTTACCTGCACAGACGCTTCAACTCTTCTCTG ACCTTCCCACGGCAGGAGCGCAACTTCACGTCGCAGAACATCTGCAGCTGGGTGTTCGAGCACAGTGAGAGCATTCTGCACTGGCTGTCCCCCACCGGGGCCAAGAGCCGCAGCCTGGAGGAGGAGCTACGCAAGGGCCCCGCCCTACTGCTCTTCATCCCACACAACCCGCTCGGAGCCCATCACCCGCTCCTCACGCAG ATCGCCGATGTTGCCGAGCGGTACCACTCCTGCAGCAGCCCGTCATTTTCGCACTTCCAGGGTGGCGATGGCTTCACGCTTCGTACCCCAGACGGCTCTCGACCGCTGTGCTGCAACACCCTGATGCTGCCCGGCTGGAGGTCCGTCTCTCGCTCCTCTCAGAGCGTCTGTGAGCTCTGTCTCAACCGCTCCATCTTTGGCTCGGATGCGGGCCTAGGTCTTGGCGTGGCGCTGTCTGCGTCCGGTCGCTGCTCCGGGGTGGAGCTGGAGGCGGCGCTGGGTCCCTACCTCCGGCAACTCTCAGTCTCAGGACCCCAGCAGCTCCTGTCCTTCTCTGCAGCCTGCAGCAACGTCCCCGACGCCTACAGCCCCTTCACTCACTACAGTGCCTGCTGCCGCAGCCTTCAGCCTGGTGCAGGGGTTCCGGAGCCCCGCCCACAGGAATCAGGGCAGCAGACGTCCAAACCTCATGCACTTACCCCGTCTGCAACTGGAGTCGATTGTTCATTAGCCGACTCGATCACAGGACTTCGCTGTCGGACCAATAAGACGCTACGGTTCTACCTGCTGGACTCACACTTGCACTGGACATTTGCTGCTGGACTGGGAGCGCTGGGAAATGGCAGTGGACAGGTGTTCGCCACCATAGTGAACCTCCCGGACGAGACACACTACGTTCTCAACCACCAGGAAGGCCTGAAGGAGTCGTTAG AACACTTGATCCGGAACTTCAGTGCTCCTTACAGTCTGCTGCAGAGGCACCTGGTTGGTGAGCGAGATCTTCGCCCCCCGTCTTCCCTCATTCAGGAGGTGACGACCGCCTCTTTCCTCAATGTTGTGATGGACCCTAAAACG GACGTCTTGCTGTTCTACTACACCAAATGGTGCGGGTTCTGCACGGCCCTGAACCATGTCGTTGTTCAGCTGGCCAGGCTGTTTGAGGGCGACGGCGGATTCACCGTGGCCAG GGTGAACGTCGGCAGTAATGACCTGCCGTGGGAGTTCATGGCGGACCACGTCCCTGCTGTGCTCTTCTTCCCCAAACACAG GAAGCACCTGAGTGTGAAGTACTCAGACAACGCCCCCATCACCCTGCCCAACTTGGTCCGGTTTGTCCTGAAGCACACAGATCAGGCAGGGCCAGGGCCGGCGGCGGGGTCTGGGGCGTGGTCTCTGCTGGAGGCGGAGCTGCGGCAGCTGCAGGGGGAGGTGCGCACGCTGCAGCGGGCGCGGGAGCGCCTCTCACAGCAGCTGGCCACGCTGTGGCGTGACAACCGGCGCATCTCGCTGCACGCGCATGCCGTGGAGTCCCAGAATGCCGAGCTGCAGCGGCAGagccagcagctggaggagctgcaccGGCAGAAGAACCTGCAGCTCGGCGACGCCGTCCGCAGGCTGCAGGAGCTCGCTGACGCCTCCGAGAGCCTGCTGACGGAGAACACGTTGCTGAAGGTGCTGCTCACCGCCATGAAGGAGCGGCGAGCCGAGCAGGAGGAGATGCCGGACGATGATGCAGACGAGATGACGGACGATGAACTCGATGGAGAACAGAAGGAGGGCAAAGAAGCTGCTTCTTGA
- the txndc11 gene encoding thioredoxin domain-containing protein 11 isoform X2 has product MRLRWWVGVSALVPWLLPAPLGKRPGARRAGENKWEGRRDICNAAPVAGVSPAGGESDGPETRPVLRSHRAELPARPSGQAHLQPSEECGGPASSPGALLLARRAGGGPVPGPAGAGGPAEGRGRGLAGLLLRAVVRSLHRWPRGGAAGGAAARQGGAVCGGELLVESGEVQTEAELLPVPRRPSVLSQVQETTSRLRVSVHHGLCFGPIEYKGPFTAAYVERFIRKVVTPLTYLPSRAVLREFLSYHEPGVVGFFEFNSSPQPPGYTTFLSSALHALKRDFRGAVRFAVVTNKDVAAAISVHEDETVYLHRRFNSSLTFPRQERNFTSQNICSWVFEHSESILHWLSPTGAKSRSLEEELRKGPALLLFIPHNPLGAHHPLLTQIADVAERYHSCSSPSFSHFQGGDGFTLRTPDGSRPLCCNTLMLPGWRSVSRSSQSVCELCLNRSIFGSDAGLGLGVALSASGRCSGVELEAALGPYLRQLSVSGPQQLLSFSAACSNVPDAYSPFTHYSACCRSLQPGAGVPEPRPQESGQQTSKPHALTPSATGVDCSLADSITGLRCRTNKTLRFYLLDSHLHWTFAAGLGALGNGSGQVFATIVNLPDETHYVLNHQEGLKESLEHLIRNFSAPYSLLQRHLVGERDLRPPSSLIQEVTTASFLNVVMDPKTDVLLFYYTKWCGFCTALNHVVVQLARLFEGDGGFTVARVNVGSNDLPWEFMADHVPAVLFFPKHRKHLSVKYSDNAPITLPNLVRFVLKHTDQAGPGPAAGSGAWSLLEAELRQLQGEVRTLQRARERLSQQLATLWRDNRRISLHAHAVESQNAELQRQSQQLEELHRQKNLQLGDAVRRLQELADASESLLTENTLLKVLLTAMKERRAEQEEMPDDDADEMTDDELDGEQKEGKEAAS; this is encoded by the exons ATGCGGCTTCGCTGGTGGGTGGGTGTCTCGGCGTTGGTCCCCTGGCTCCTTCCCGCCCCTTTAGGTAAACGTCCCGGCGCCCGGCGGGCCGGAGAGAATAAATGGGAGGGACGGCGCGACATCTGTAATGCTGCGCCGGTCGCGGGTGTTTCTCCGGCAGGTGGTGAATCTGATGGCCCGGAGACCCGACCTGTTCTGCGGAGCCATCGTGCTGAGCTGCCTGCTCGTCCTAGCGGTCAAGCTCACCTGCAG CCGAGCGAAGAATGTGGTGGCCCCGCCTCGTCCCCCGGTGCGCTTCTTCTCGCCCGACGTGCCGGTGGTGGACCTGTTCCTGGGCCAGCTGGAGCAGGTGGACCGGCTGAGGGCCGTGGCCGAGGTCTCGCTGGTCTTCTTCTACGCGCCGTGGTGCGCTCACTCCATCGCTGGCCGCGAGGAGGtgcagcaggtggcgctgcggCTCGCCAGGGAG GTGCAGTTTGTGGCGGTGAACTGCTGGTGGAGTCAGGGGAGGTGCAGACGGAAGCTGAACTTCTACCGGTACCCCGTCGTCCATCTGTTCTATCGCAGGTGCAGGAAACCACATCTAGGCTCCGTGTGTCAGTTCATCATGGTTTGTG TTTTGGGCCGATTGAGTACAAGGGACCCTTCACGGCGGCTTACGTGGAGCGTTTTATCAGGAAGGTGGTAACCCCCCTCACCTATCTTCCCTCCAGAGCGGTCCTCCGAGAGTTCCTGTCCTACCACGAG CCAGGTGTGGTGGGATTCTTTGAGTTTAACTCCTCCCCTCAGCCTCCTGGCTACACCACCTTTCTGTCTTCTGCACTTCACGCCCTAAAGAGAG ATTTCCGAGGGGCGGTGCGGTTTGCGGTTGTGACTAATAAAGACGTGGCAGCGGCTATCTCCGTCCACGAGGATGAAACCGTTTACCTGCACAGACGCTTCAACTCTTCTCTG ACCTTCCCACGGCAGGAGCGCAACTTCACGTCGCAGAACATCTGCAGCTGGGTGTTCGAGCACAGTGAGAGCATTCTGCACTGGCTGTCCCCCACCGGGGCCAAGAGCCGCAGCCTGGAGGAGGAGCTACGCAAGGGCCCCGCCCTACTGCTCTTCATCCCACACAACCCGCTCGGAGCCCATCACCCGCTCCTCACGCAG ATCGCCGATGTTGCCGAGCGGTACCACTCCTGCAGCAGCCCGTCATTTTCGCACTTCCAGGGTGGCGATGGCTTCACGCTTCGTACCCCAGACGGCTCTCGACCGCTGTGCTGCAACACCCTGATGCTGCCCGGCTGGAGGTCCGTCTCTCGCTCCTCTCAGAGCGTCTGTGAGCTCTGTCTCAACCGCTCCATCTTTGGCTCGGATGCGGGCCTAGGTCTTGGCGTGGCGCTGTCTGCGTCCGGTCGCTGCTCCGGGGTGGAGCTGGAGGCGGCGCTGGGTCCCTACCTCCGGCAACTCTCAGTCTCAGGACCCCAGCAGCTCCTGTCCTTCTCTGCAGCCTGCAGCAACGTCCCCGACGCCTACAGCCCCTTCACTCACTACAGTGCCTGCTGCCGCAGCCTTCAGCCTGGTGCAGGGGTTCCGGAGCCCCGCCCACAGGAATCAGGGCAGCAGACGTCCAAACCTCATGCACTTACCCCGTCTGCAACTGGAGTCGATTGTTCATTAGCCGACTCGATCACAGGACTTCGCTGTCGGACCAATAAGACGCTACGGTTCTACCTGCTGGACTCACACTTGCACTGGACATTTGCTGCTGGACTGGGAGCGCTGGGAAATGGCAGTGGACAGGTGTTCGCCACCATAGTGAACCTCCCGGACGAGACACACTACGTTCTCAACCACCAGGAAGGCCTGAAGGAGTCGTTAG AACACTTGATCCGGAACTTCAGTGCTCCTTACAGTCTGCTGCAGAGGCACCTGGTTGGTGAGCGAGATCTTCGCCCCCCGTCTTCCCTCATTCAGGAGGTGACGACCGCCTCTTTCCTCAATGTTGTGATGGACCCTAAAACG GACGTCTTGCTGTTCTACTACACCAAATGGTGCGGGTTCTGCACGGCCCTGAACCATGTCGTTGTTCAGCTGGCCAGGCTGTTTGAGGGCGACGGCGGATTCACCGTGGCCAG GGTGAACGTCGGCAGTAATGACCTGCCGTGGGAGTTCATGGCGGACCACGTCCCTGCTGTGCTCTTCTTCCCCAAACACAG GAAGCACCTGAGTGTGAAGTACTCAGACAACGCCCCCATCACCCTGCCCAACTTGGTCCGGTTTGTCCTGAAGCACACAGATCAGGCAGGGCCAGGGCCGGCGGCGGGGTCTGGGGCGTGGTCTCTGCTGGAGGCGGAGCTGCGGCAGCTGCAGGGGGAGGTGCGCACGCTGCAGCGGGCGCGGGAGCGCCTCTCACAGCAGCTGGCCACGCTGTGGCGTGACAACCGGCGCATCTCGCTGCACGCGCATGCCGTGGAGTCCCAGAATGCCGAGCTGCAGCGGCAGagccagcagctggaggagctgcaccGGCAGAAGAACCTGCAGCTCGGCGACGCCGTCCGCAGGCTGCAGGAGCTCGCTGACGCCTCCGAGAGCCTGCTGACGGAGAACACGTTGCTGAAGGTGCTGCTCACCGCCATGAAGGAGCGGCGAGCCGAGCAGGAGGAGATGCCGGACGATGATGCAGACGAGATGACGGACGATGAACTCGATGGAGAACAGAAGGAGGGCAAAGAAGCTGCTTCTTGA
- the txndc11 gene encoding thioredoxin domain-containing protein 11 isoform X5, with the protein MARRPDLFCGAIVLSCLLVLAVKLTCSRAKNVVAPPRPPVRFFSPDVPVVDLFLGQLEQVDRLRAVAEVSLVFFYAPWCAHSIAGREEVQQVALRLAREVQFVAVNCWWSQGRCRRKLNFYRYPVVHLFYRSFGPIEYKGPFTAAYVERFIRKVVTPLTYLPSRAVLREFLSYHEPGVVGFFEFNSSPQPPGYTTFLSSALHALKRDFRGAVRFAVVTNKDVAAAISVHEDETVYLHRRFNSSLTFPRQERNFTSQNICSWVFEHSESILHWLSPTGAKSRSLEEELRKGPALLLFIPHNPLGAHHPLLTQIADVAERYHSCSSPSFSHFQGGDGFTLRTPDGSRPLCCNTLMLPGWRSVSRSSQSVCELCLNRSIFGSDAGLGLGVALSASGRCSGVELEAALGPYLRQLSVSGPQQLLSFSAACSNVPDAYSPFTHYSACCRSLQPGAGVPEPRPQESGQQTSKPHALTPSATGVDCSLADSITGLRCRTNKTLRFYLLDSHLHWTFAAGLGALGNGSGQVFATIVNLPDETHYVLNHQEGLKESLEHLIRNFSAPYSLLQRHLVGERDLRPPSSLIQEVTTASFLNVVMDPKTDVLLFYYTKWCGFCTALNHVVVQLARLFEGDGGFTVARVNVGSNDLPWEFMADHVPAVLFFPKHRKHLSVKYSDNAPITLPNLVRFVLKHTDQAGPGPAAGSGAWSLLEAELRQLQGEVRTLQRARERLSQQLATLWRDNRRISLHAHAVESQNAELQRQSQQLEELHRQKNLQLGDAVRRLQELADASESLLTENTLLKVLLTAMKERRAEQEEMPDDDADEMTDDELDGEQKEGKEAAS; encoded by the exons ATGGCCCGGAGACCCGACCTGTTCTGCGGAGCCATCGTGCTGAGCTGCCTGCTCGTCCTAGCGGTCAAGCTCACCTGCAG CCGAGCGAAGAATGTGGTGGCCCCGCCTCGTCCCCCGGTGCGCTTCTTCTCGCCCGACGTGCCGGTGGTGGACCTGTTCCTGGGCCAGCTGGAGCAGGTGGACCGGCTGAGGGCCGTGGCCGAGGTCTCGCTGGTCTTCTTCTACGCGCCGTGGTGCGCTCACTCCATCGCTGGCCGCGAGGAGGtgcagcaggtggcgctgcggCTCGCCAGGGAG GTGCAGTTTGTGGCGGTGAACTGCTGGTGGAGTCAGGGGAGGTGCAGACGGAAGCTGAACTTCTACCGGTACCCCGTCGTCCATCTGTTCTATCGCAG TTTTGGGCCGATTGAGTACAAGGGACCCTTCACGGCGGCTTACGTGGAGCGTTTTATCAGGAAGGTGGTAACCCCCCTCACCTATCTTCCCTCCAGAGCGGTCCTCCGAGAGTTCCTGTCCTACCACGAG CCAGGTGTGGTGGGATTCTTTGAGTTTAACTCCTCCCCTCAGCCTCCTGGCTACACCACCTTTCTGTCTTCTGCACTTCACGCCCTAAAGAGAG ATTTCCGAGGGGCGGTGCGGTTTGCGGTTGTGACTAATAAAGACGTGGCAGCGGCTATCTCCGTCCACGAGGATGAAACCGTTTACCTGCACAGACGCTTCAACTCTTCTCTG ACCTTCCCACGGCAGGAGCGCAACTTCACGTCGCAGAACATCTGCAGCTGGGTGTTCGAGCACAGTGAGAGCATTCTGCACTGGCTGTCCCCCACCGGGGCCAAGAGCCGCAGCCTGGAGGAGGAGCTACGCAAGGGCCCCGCCCTACTGCTCTTCATCCCACACAACCCGCTCGGAGCCCATCACCCGCTCCTCACGCAG ATCGCCGATGTTGCCGAGCGGTACCACTCCTGCAGCAGCCCGTCATTTTCGCACTTCCAGGGTGGCGATGGCTTCACGCTTCGTACCCCAGACGGCTCTCGACCGCTGTGCTGCAACACCCTGATGCTGCCCGGCTGGAGGTCCGTCTCTCGCTCCTCTCAGAGCGTCTGTGAGCTCTGTCTCAACCGCTCCATCTTTGGCTCGGATGCGGGCCTAGGTCTTGGCGTGGCGCTGTCTGCGTCCGGTCGCTGCTCCGGGGTGGAGCTGGAGGCGGCGCTGGGTCCCTACCTCCGGCAACTCTCAGTCTCAGGACCCCAGCAGCTCCTGTCCTTCTCTGCAGCCTGCAGCAACGTCCCCGACGCCTACAGCCCCTTCACTCACTACAGTGCCTGCTGCCGCAGCCTTCAGCCTGGTGCAGGGGTTCCGGAGCCCCGCCCACAGGAATCAGGGCAGCAGACGTCCAAACCTCATGCACTTACCCCGTCTGCAACTGGAGTCGATTGTTCATTAGCCGACTCGATCACAGGACTTCGCTGTCGGACCAATAAGACGCTACGGTTCTACCTGCTGGACTCACACTTGCACTGGACATTTGCTGCTGGACTGGGAGCGCTGGGAAATGGCAGTGGACAGGTGTTCGCCACCATAGTGAACCTCCCGGACGAGACACACTACGTTCTCAACCACCAGGAAGGCCTGAAGGAGTCGTTAG AACACTTGATCCGGAACTTCAGTGCTCCTTACAGTCTGCTGCAGAGGCACCTGGTTGGTGAGCGAGATCTTCGCCCCCCGTCTTCCCTCATTCAGGAGGTGACGACCGCCTCTTTCCTCAATGTTGTGATGGACCCTAAAACG GACGTCTTGCTGTTCTACTACACCAAATGGTGCGGGTTCTGCACGGCCCTGAACCATGTCGTTGTTCAGCTGGCCAGGCTGTTTGAGGGCGACGGCGGATTCACCGTGGCCAG GGTGAACGTCGGCAGTAATGACCTGCCGTGGGAGTTCATGGCGGACCACGTCCCTGCTGTGCTCTTCTTCCCCAAACACAG GAAGCACCTGAGTGTGAAGTACTCAGACAACGCCCCCATCACCCTGCCCAACTTGGTCCGGTTTGTCCTGAAGCACACAGATCAGGCAGGGCCAGGGCCGGCGGCGGGGTCTGGGGCGTGGTCTCTGCTGGAGGCGGAGCTGCGGCAGCTGCAGGGGGAGGTGCGCACGCTGCAGCGGGCGCGGGAGCGCCTCTCACAGCAGCTGGCCACGCTGTGGCGTGACAACCGGCGCATCTCGCTGCACGCGCATGCCGTGGAGTCCCAGAATGCCGAGCTGCAGCGGCAGagccagcagctggaggagctgcaccGGCAGAAGAACCTGCAGCTCGGCGACGCCGTCCGCAGGCTGCAGGAGCTCGCTGACGCCTCCGAGAGCCTGCTGACGGAGAACACGTTGCTGAAGGTGCTGCTCACCGCCATGAAGGAGCGGCGAGCCGAGCAGGAGGAGATGCCGGACGATGATGCAGACGAGATGACGGACGATGAACTCGATGGAGAACAGAAGGAGGGCAAAGAAGCTGCTTCTTGA